One Buteo buteo chromosome 31, bButBut1.hap1.1, whole genome shotgun sequence genomic region harbors:
- the LOC142025963 gene encoding olfactory receptor 14A16-like produces MPNSSSMTEFCLLEFADTRELQLLHFWLFLGVYLAALLGNGLIITTVAGDHRLHTPMYFFLLNLSFLDLGAISTTVPKSMANSLWNTRAISHPGCAAQVFLLVFLMSAELYLLTVMAYDRYVAICKPLHYGTLLGSRACVHMAAAAWGCGFLHAVLHTANTFSLPFCKGNAVDQFFCEMPQILKLACLDSFFREAGVLVVSVFVHFYCFVFIVLSYGQIFRAVLRIPSKQGRHKAFSTCLPHLAVVSLFVSTGMIAYLKPPSISSPSLDMVLAVLYSVVPPAVNPLIYSMRNQKIKNGIRKLITWTPI; encoded by the coding sequence ATGCCCAACAGCAGTTCCATGACTGAGTTCTGCCTCCTGGAATTTGCAGACACacgggagctgcagctcttgcacttctggctcttcctgggcgtctacctggctgccctcctgggaaATGGCCTCATCATCACCACCGTAGCCGGCGACCACCGCCTCCACacacccatgtacttcttcctcctcaacctctccttCCTCGACCTGGGTGCCATTtccaccactgtccccaaatccatggCCAATTCCCTCTGGAACACCAGGGCCATTTCCCACCCAGGATGTGCTGCCCAGGTCTTTCTGTTAGTCTTTTTGATGTCAGCAGAATTGTATCTCCTCACTGTCATGGCCTATgaccgctacgttgccatctgcaaacccctgcactatggcaccctcctgggcagcagagcttgtgtccacatggcagcagctgcctggggctgtgggtttctccatgctgtgctgcacactgccaatacattttcactaccaTTCTGCAAGGGCAATGCTGTGGACCAATTCTTCTGTGAAATGccccagatcctcaagctcGCCTGCTTGGACTCCTTCTTCAGGGAAGCTGGAGTACTTGTGGTTAGTGTCTTTGTGCACttctattgttttgttttcattgtgctgtcctatgggcagatcttcagggctgtgctgaggatcCCCTCCAAGCAGGGacggcacaaagccttttccacgtgcctCCCCCACCTGGCTGTGGTGTCCTTGTTTGTAAGCACTGGCATGATTGcctacctgaagcccccctccatctcatccccatccctggacaTGGTGCTTGCAGTTCTGTACTCAGTGGTGCCTCCGGCAGTGAACcccctcatctacagcatgaggaaCCAAAAGATCAAGAATGGTATTAGGAAACTGATTACATGGACTCCTATTTAG